A single region of the Nicotiana sylvestris chromosome 6, ASM39365v2, whole genome shotgun sequence genome encodes:
- the LOC104238993 gene encoding WEB family protein At3g02930, chloroplastic-like isoform X2, with protein MSAKSKSTPNGTPSNSTPSTPRMSRVSRGIAKSDAHSPSPFHNSRNRSTPNGTPSNSTPSTPRINRVSRGIAKSDADSLSPLQNSRRCVDNSAISAISKLSVERQSSKLSTLPDKKPKRILKPLELQAELNVAQEDLKKAKEKLALVEKEKVQVLEEMKEAQKFAEESNEKLREALVARKQAEENSEVETFRAVEMEQVGIEAAQKKEEEWQKEIEAVRNQHAVDVAALLSATQELQRAKRELAMACDVKNQALSSAEDATKIADMHAEKVEILSTELVRMRSLLDSGNSWNETEIREKNKLVEDLKHEVETLKEELERAKTYEAKVVEKEAMLKQLNVDLEAAKMAESYAHNLIEEWKKKVEDLEVQADEAHHLERSASVTLESVMKQLEASKDSLNDAESEIACLKENLGIAEMSMARQKGDLEESEHRAQMAKEEASEMRKKVDSLISDLEIVKEEKIQDMENEKQAAASVQILLEEKNRLINDLESSKEEDEKSKKAMESMVSALHEVSTEAREAKERLLSSQDEHQHYETQLEDLKLVLKATEEKYEDMLDEAKEKFDFLTISIEQSKDEHLKLKAEWEEKELHLMSCMKKTEEENSSMEKEISRLVNLLKDAEEEASAKKDEEAHLKNSLKEAESEVTYLKEVLGEAKDESMRLKECIIDKEDEMQNIVRENEELRSREAASLKKVEELSLLLEGSLAKKQPEASGELSDSDNDMLPRVVTFSEQNGEGRVEKAKMELPPYQSEQHVEEKPEDVNTTSHDEALKASIVVQNSNGGLREFVSKEKEDDNVAESERKMSESCKIWDKDFSQESELTANNGGESCDQINGLSSKENHESGGTSPTKQQSQKKKKPLFHKFGSLLKKKSTSSQK; from the exons ATGTCTGCCAAATCCAA ATCAACTCCAAATGGAACTCCGAGCAATTCAACACCATCAACTCCTCGGATGAGTAGGGTGAGCAGGGGAATAGCTAAATCTGATGCTCATTCACCCTCTCCTTTTCATAATTCACGTAATAG ATCAACTCCAAATGGAACTCCTAGTAATTCAACACCATCGACTCCTCGGATCAATAGAGTGAGCAGGGGAATAGCTAAATCTGATGCTGATTCACTCTCTCCCTTGCAAAATTCACGTCGTTGTGTTGATAACTCTGCTATATCAGCTATTTCTAAGCTTTCTGTGGAACGGCAGTCCTCTAAGCTCAGTACACTACCTGAT AAAAAGCCTAAACGGATACTGAAACCATTAGAACTGCAAGCTGAATTAAATGTTGCTCAAGAAGATCTTAAGAAGGCCAAGGAGAAGTTGGCTTTGGTTGAAAAGGAAAAAGtccaagttcttgaagaaatgAAGGAAGCTCAGAAATTCGCTGAGGAATCTAATGAGAAGCTGAGAGAAGCTTTGGTAGCTCGAAAGCAAGCTGAAGAGAACTCTGAAGTTGAAACATTTCGTGCTGTTGAGATGGAACAGGTGGGGATTGAAGCTGctcaaaagaaagaagaggaaTGGCAGAAGGAGATCGAAGCTGTTAGGAACCAACATGCTGTGGATGTGGCTGCTCTCCTCTCTGCCACACAGGAACTTCAACGGGCAAAGCGTGAATTGGCCATGGCTTGTGATGTCAAAAATCAGGCGCTTAGCAGTGCTGAGGATGCCACAAAAATTGCTGATATGCATGCAGAGAAGGTGGAAATCCTCTCCACCGAGTTAGTGAGAATGAGATCTTTACTTGATTCCGGGAACTCCTGGAATGAAACAGAGATTCGTGAGAAGAATAAGCTGGTGGAAGATCTCAAACATGAGGTGGAGACGCTGAAAGAAGAACTAGAGAGAGCAAAAACTTATGAAGCTAAAGTGGTGGAAAAAGAAGCTATGCTGAAGCAACTTAATGTCGATTTAGAGGCTGCTAAGATGGCTGAATCTTACGCACATAATCTGATAGAGGAGTGGAAGAAGAAGGTTGAAGATTTAGAGGTTCAGGCTGATGAAGCGCATCATTTGGAGAGATCTGCATCAGTAACTCTGGAGTCGGTCATGAAACAACTGGAAGCAAGCAAAGATTCATTGAATGATGCAGAATCTGAGATTGCATGTCTCAAGGAGAATTTGGGCATAGCGGAGATGTCAATGGCAAGGCAGAAAGGCGATCTTGAGGAATCAGAACATCGTGCTCAAATGGCCAAGGAAGAGGCTTCTGAGATGAGGAAGAAGGTTGATTCTCTTATATCTGATCTTGAAATAGTGAAAGAGGAGAAGATTCAGGATATGGAGAATGAGAAACAAGCAGCAGCTAGTGTTCAAATCCTATTAGAAGAAAAAAACAGACTTATAAATGATTTGGAAAGCTCCAAGGAGGAGGATGAAAAAAGTAAGAAGGCAATGGAAAGTATGGTGTCAGCTCTGCATGAGGTTTCTACAGAGGCAAGAGAAGCCAAAGAAAGGCTGTTGTCTAGCCAAGATGAACATCAACATTATGAAACACAACTTGAAGATTTGAAGTTGGTACTGAAAGCAACAGAGGAGAAGTATGAAGACATGCTTGACGAAGCAAAAGAGAAATTTGATTTTCTCACCATTTCGATTGAACAATCTAAGGATGAGCACCTGAAATTGAAGGCTGAGTGGGAGGAAAAGGAGCTTCATTTGATGAGTTGCATGAAGAAAACCGAAGAAGAAAATTCTTCAATGGAAAAAGAAATAAGCCGACTGGTAAATCTGCTAAAAGATGCTGAGGAAGAAGCTTCTGccaaaaaagatgaagaagctCATTTGAAGAATTCCCTAAAGGAAGCTGAATCTGAGGTAACCTATTTAAAGGAGGTTCTTGGCGAAGCAAAGGATGAGAGCATGAGGTTGAAGGAATGTATAATAGACAAAGAAGATGAAATGCAGAATATTGTTCGCGAAAATGAGGAGCTTCGAAGTAGAGAAGCTGCGTCATTGAAGAAAGTTGAGGAGTTGTCCTTGTTGCTTGAAGGATCATTAGCCAAAAAGCAACCTGAAGCAAGTGGAGAGCTTTCTGATAGCGACAACGATATGCTCCCAAGAGTAGTGACATTTTCTGAACAAAACGGAGAGGGAAGAGTAGAGAAGGCTAAGATGGAACTTCCACCTTACCAATCTGAGCAACATGTTGAAGAAAAACCTGAAGATGTCAACACCACCTCACATGATGAAGCTCTTAAGGCCTCTATAGTAGTACAGAATTCAAATGGAGGACTAAGAGAGTTTGTGAGCAAAGAAAAGGAAGATGATAATGTAGCAGAAAGTGAGCGTAAAATGTCGGAAAGCTGCAAGATTTGGGACAAAGACTTCTCTCAAGAATCAGAATTAACGGCTAATAATGGTGGAGAGAGTTGTGACCAGATAAACGGGTTATCTTCAAAGGAAAACCATGAGAGTGGTGGCACATCTCCTACTAAGCAGCAAagccagaagaagaagaaaccttTGTTTCACAAATTTGGAAGCCTACTGAAGAAGAAAAGCACCAGCAGCCAGAAGTAA
- the LOC104238993 gene encoding WEB family protein At3g02930, chloroplastic-like isoform X1, whose amino-acid sequence MSAKSKSTPNGTPSNSTPSTPRMSRVSRGIAKSDAHSPSPFHNSRNSTRSTPNGTPSNSTPSTPRINRVSRGIAKSDADSLSPLQNSRRCVDNSAISAISKLSVERQSSKLSTLPDKKPKRILKPLELQAELNVAQEDLKKAKEKLALVEKEKVQVLEEMKEAQKFAEESNEKLREALVARKQAEENSEVETFRAVEMEQVGIEAAQKKEEEWQKEIEAVRNQHAVDVAALLSATQELQRAKRELAMACDVKNQALSSAEDATKIADMHAEKVEILSTELVRMRSLLDSGNSWNETEIREKNKLVEDLKHEVETLKEELERAKTYEAKVVEKEAMLKQLNVDLEAAKMAESYAHNLIEEWKKKVEDLEVQADEAHHLERSASVTLESVMKQLEASKDSLNDAESEIACLKENLGIAEMSMARQKGDLEESEHRAQMAKEEASEMRKKVDSLISDLEIVKEEKIQDMENEKQAAASVQILLEEKNRLINDLESSKEEDEKSKKAMESMVSALHEVSTEAREAKERLLSSQDEHQHYETQLEDLKLVLKATEEKYEDMLDEAKEKFDFLTISIEQSKDEHLKLKAEWEEKELHLMSCMKKTEEENSSMEKEISRLVNLLKDAEEEASAKKDEEAHLKNSLKEAESEVTYLKEVLGEAKDESMRLKECIIDKEDEMQNIVRENEELRSREAASLKKVEELSLLLEGSLAKKQPEASGELSDSDNDMLPRVVTFSEQNGEGRVEKAKMELPPYQSEQHVEEKPEDVNTTSHDEALKASIVVQNSNGGLREFVSKEKEDDNVAESERKMSESCKIWDKDFSQESELTANNGGESCDQINGLSSKENHESGGTSPTKQQSQKKKKPLFHKFGSLLKKKSTSSQK is encoded by the exons ATGTCTGCCAAATCCAA ATCAACTCCAAATGGAACTCCGAGCAATTCAACACCATCAACTCCTCGGATGAGTAGGGTGAGCAGGGGAATAGCTAAATCTGATGCTCATTCACCCTCTCCTTTTCATAATTCACGTAATAG CACCAGATCAACTCCAAATGGAACTCCTAGTAATTCAACACCATCGACTCCTCGGATCAATAGAGTGAGCAGGGGAATAGCTAAATCTGATGCTGATTCACTCTCTCCCTTGCAAAATTCACGTCGTTGTGTTGATAACTCTGCTATATCAGCTATTTCTAAGCTTTCTGTGGAACGGCAGTCCTCTAAGCTCAGTACACTACCTGAT AAAAAGCCTAAACGGATACTGAAACCATTAGAACTGCAAGCTGAATTAAATGTTGCTCAAGAAGATCTTAAGAAGGCCAAGGAGAAGTTGGCTTTGGTTGAAAAGGAAAAAGtccaagttcttgaagaaatgAAGGAAGCTCAGAAATTCGCTGAGGAATCTAATGAGAAGCTGAGAGAAGCTTTGGTAGCTCGAAAGCAAGCTGAAGAGAACTCTGAAGTTGAAACATTTCGTGCTGTTGAGATGGAACAGGTGGGGATTGAAGCTGctcaaaagaaagaagaggaaTGGCAGAAGGAGATCGAAGCTGTTAGGAACCAACATGCTGTGGATGTGGCTGCTCTCCTCTCTGCCACACAGGAACTTCAACGGGCAAAGCGTGAATTGGCCATGGCTTGTGATGTCAAAAATCAGGCGCTTAGCAGTGCTGAGGATGCCACAAAAATTGCTGATATGCATGCAGAGAAGGTGGAAATCCTCTCCACCGAGTTAGTGAGAATGAGATCTTTACTTGATTCCGGGAACTCCTGGAATGAAACAGAGATTCGTGAGAAGAATAAGCTGGTGGAAGATCTCAAACATGAGGTGGAGACGCTGAAAGAAGAACTAGAGAGAGCAAAAACTTATGAAGCTAAAGTGGTGGAAAAAGAAGCTATGCTGAAGCAACTTAATGTCGATTTAGAGGCTGCTAAGATGGCTGAATCTTACGCACATAATCTGATAGAGGAGTGGAAGAAGAAGGTTGAAGATTTAGAGGTTCAGGCTGATGAAGCGCATCATTTGGAGAGATCTGCATCAGTAACTCTGGAGTCGGTCATGAAACAACTGGAAGCAAGCAAAGATTCATTGAATGATGCAGAATCTGAGATTGCATGTCTCAAGGAGAATTTGGGCATAGCGGAGATGTCAATGGCAAGGCAGAAAGGCGATCTTGAGGAATCAGAACATCGTGCTCAAATGGCCAAGGAAGAGGCTTCTGAGATGAGGAAGAAGGTTGATTCTCTTATATCTGATCTTGAAATAGTGAAAGAGGAGAAGATTCAGGATATGGAGAATGAGAAACAAGCAGCAGCTAGTGTTCAAATCCTATTAGAAGAAAAAAACAGACTTATAAATGATTTGGAAAGCTCCAAGGAGGAGGATGAAAAAAGTAAGAAGGCAATGGAAAGTATGGTGTCAGCTCTGCATGAGGTTTCTACAGAGGCAAGAGAAGCCAAAGAAAGGCTGTTGTCTAGCCAAGATGAACATCAACATTATGAAACACAACTTGAAGATTTGAAGTTGGTACTGAAAGCAACAGAGGAGAAGTATGAAGACATGCTTGACGAAGCAAAAGAGAAATTTGATTTTCTCACCATTTCGATTGAACAATCTAAGGATGAGCACCTGAAATTGAAGGCTGAGTGGGAGGAAAAGGAGCTTCATTTGATGAGTTGCATGAAGAAAACCGAAGAAGAAAATTCTTCAATGGAAAAAGAAATAAGCCGACTGGTAAATCTGCTAAAAGATGCTGAGGAAGAAGCTTCTGccaaaaaagatgaagaagctCATTTGAAGAATTCCCTAAAGGAAGCTGAATCTGAGGTAACCTATTTAAAGGAGGTTCTTGGCGAAGCAAAGGATGAGAGCATGAGGTTGAAGGAATGTATAATAGACAAAGAAGATGAAATGCAGAATATTGTTCGCGAAAATGAGGAGCTTCGAAGTAGAGAAGCTGCGTCATTGAAGAAAGTTGAGGAGTTGTCCTTGTTGCTTGAAGGATCATTAGCCAAAAAGCAACCTGAAGCAAGTGGAGAGCTTTCTGATAGCGACAACGATATGCTCCCAAGAGTAGTGACATTTTCTGAACAAAACGGAGAGGGAAGAGTAGAGAAGGCTAAGATGGAACTTCCACCTTACCAATCTGAGCAACATGTTGAAGAAAAACCTGAAGATGTCAACACCACCTCACATGATGAAGCTCTTAAGGCCTCTATAGTAGTACAGAATTCAAATGGAGGACTAAGAGAGTTTGTGAGCAAAGAAAAGGAAGATGATAATGTAGCAGAAAGTGAGCGTAAAATGTCGGAAAGCTGCAAGATTTGGGACAAAGACTTCTCTCAAGAATCAGAATTAACGGCTAATAATGGTGGAGAGAGTTGTGACCAGATAAACGGGTTATCTTCAAAGGAAAACCATGAGAGTGGTGGCACATCTCCTACTAAGCAGCAAagccagaagaagaagaaaccttTGTTTCACAAATTTGGAAGCCTACTGAAGAAGAAAAGCACCAGCAGCCAGAAGTAA
- the LOC104238993 gene encoding WEB family protein At3g02930, chloroplastic-like isoform X4 has protein sequence MSRVSRGIAKSDAHSPSPFHNSRNRSTPNGTPSNSTPSTPRINRVSRGIAKSDADSLSPLQNSRRCVDNSAISAISKLSVERQSSKLSTLPDKKPKRILKPLELQAELNVAQEDLKKAKEKLALVEKEKVQVLEEMKEAQKFAEESNEKLREALVARKQAEENSEVETFRAVEMEQVGIEAAQKKEEEWQKEIEAVRNQHAVDVAALLSATQELQRAKRELAMACDVKNQALSSAEDATKIADMHAEKVEILSTELVRMRSLLDSGNSWNETEIREKNKLVEDLKHEVETLKEELERAKTYEAKVVEKEAMLKQLNVDLEAAKMAESYAHNLIEEWKKKVEDLEVQADEAHHLERSASVTLESVMKQLEASKDSLNDAESEIACLKENLGIAEMSMARQKGDLEESEHRAQMAKEEASEMRKKVDSLISDLEIVKEEKIQDMENEKQAAASVQILLEEKNRLINDLESSKEEDEKSKKAMESMVSALHEVSTEAREAKERLLSSQDEHQHYETQLEDLKLVLKATEEKYEDMLDEAKEKFDFLTISIEQSKDEHLKLKAEWEEKELHLMSCMKKTEEENSSMEKEISRLVNLLKDAEEEASAKKDEEAHLKNSLKEAESEVTYLKEVLGEAKDESMRLKECIIDKEDEMQNIVRENEELRSREAASLKKVEELSLLLEGSLAKKQPEASGELSDSDNDMLPRVVTFSEQNGEGRVEKAKMELPPYQSEQHVEEKPEDVNTTSHDEALKASIVVQNSNGGLREFVSKEKEDDNVAESERKMSESCKIWDKDFSQESELTANNGGESCDQINGLSSKENHESGGTSPTKQQSQKKKKPLFHKFGSLLKKKSTSSQK, from the exons ATGAGTAGGGTGAGCAGGGGAATAGCTAAATCTGATGCTCATTCACCCTCTCCTTTTCATAATTCACGTAATAG ATCAACTCCAAATGGAACTCCTAGTAATTCAACACCATCGACTCCTCGGATCAATAGAGTGAGCAGGGGAATAGCTAAATCTGATGCTGATTCACTCTCTCCCTTGCAAAATTCACGTCGTTGTGTTGATAACTCTGCTATATCAGCTATTTCTAAGCTTTCTGTGGAACGGCAGTCCTCTAAGCTCAGTACACTACCTGAT AAAAAGCCTAAACGGATACTGAAACCATTAGAACTGCAAGCTGAATTAAATGTTGCTCAAGAAGATCTTAAGAAGGCCAAGGAGAAGTTGGCTTTGGTTGAAAAGGAAAAAGtccaagttcttgaagaaatgAAGGAAGCTCAGAAATTCGCTGAGGAATCTAATGAGAAGCTGAGAGAAGCTTTGGTAGCTCGAAAGCAAGCTGAAGAGAACTCTGAAGTTGAAACATTTCGTGCTGTTGAGATGGAACAGGTGGGGATTGAAGCTGctcaaaagaaagaagaggaaTGGCAGAAGGAGATCGAAGCTGTTAGGAACCAACATGCTGTGGATGTGGCTGCTCTCCTCTCTGCCACACAGGAACTTCAACGGGCAAAGCGTGAATTGGCCATGGCTTGTGATGTCAAAAATCAGGCGCTTAGCAGTGCTGAGGATGCCACAAAAATTGCTGATATGCATGCAGAGAAGGTGGAAATCCTCTCCACCGAGTTAGTGAGAATGAGATCTTTACTTGATTCCGGGAACTCCTGGAATGAAACAGAGATTCGTGAGAAGAATAAGCTGGTGGAAGATCTCAAACATGAGGTGGAGACGCTGAAAGAAGAACTAGAGAGAGCAAAAACTTATGAAGCTAAAGTGGTGGAAAAAGAAGCTATGCTGAAGCAACTTAATGTCGATTTAGAGGCTGCTAAGATGGCTGAATCTTACGCACATAATCTGATAGAGGAGTGGAAGAAGAAGGTTGAAGATTTAGAGGTTCAGGCTGATGAAGCGCATCATTTGGAGAGATCTGCATCAGTAACTCTGGAGTCGGTCATGAAACAACTGGAAGCAAGCAAAGATTCATTGAATGATGCAGAATCTGAGATTGCATGTCTCAAGGAGAATTTGGGCATAGCGGAGATGTCAATGGCAAGGCAGAAAGGCGATCTTGAGGAATCAGAACATCGTGCTCAAATGGCCAAGGAAGAGGCTTCTGAGATGAGGAAGAAGGTTGATTCTCTTATATCTGATCTTGAAATAGTGAAAGAGGAGAAGATTCAGGATATGGAGAATGAGAAACAAGCAGCAGCTAGTGTTCAAATCCTATTAGAAGAAAAAAACAGACTTATAAATGATTTGGAAAGCTCCAAGGAGGAGGATGAAAAAAGTAAGAAGGCAATGGAAAGTATGGTGTCAGCTCTGCATGAGGTTTCTACAGAGGCAAGAGAAGCCAAAGAAAGGCTGTTGTCTAGCCAAGATGAACATCAACATTATGAAACACAACTTGAAGATTTGAAGTTGGTACTGAAAGCAACAGAGGAGAAGTATGAAGACATGCTTGACGAAGCAAAAGAGAAATTTGATTTTCTCACCATTTCGATTGAACAATCTAAGGATGAGCACCTGAAATTGAAGGCTGAGTGGGAGGAAAAGGAGCTTCATTTGATGAGTTGCATGAAGAAAACCGAAGAAGAAAATTCTTCAATGGAAAAAGAAATAAGCCGACTGGTAAATCTGCTAAAAGATGCTGAGGAAGAAGCTTCTGccaaaaaagatgaagaagctCATTTGAAGAATTCCCTAAAGGAAGCTGAATCTGAGGTAACCTATTTAAAGGAGGTTCTTGGCGAAGCAAAGGATGAGAGCATGAGGTTGAAGGAATGTATAATAGACAAAGAAGATGAAATGCAGAATATTGTTCGCGAAAATGAGGAGCTTCGAAGTAGAGAAGCTGCGTCATTGAAGAAAGTTGAGGAGTTGTCCTTGTTGCTTGAAGGATCATTAGCCAAAAAGCAACCTGAAGCAAGTGGAGAGCTTTCTGATAGCGACAACGATATGCTCCCAAGAGTAGTGACATTTTCTGAACAAAACGGAGAGGGAAGAGTAGAGAAGGCTAAGATGGAACTTCCACCTTACCAATCTGAGCAACATGTTGAAGAAAAACCTGAAGATGTCAACACCACCTCACATGATGAAGCTCTTAAGGCCTCTATAGTAGTACAGAATTCAAATGGAGGACTAAGAGAGTTTGTGAGCAAAGAAAAGGAAGATGATAATGTAGCAGAAAGTGAGCGTAAAATGTCGGAAAGCTGCAAGATTTGGGACAAAGACTTCTCTCAAGAATCAGAATTAACGGCTAATAATGGTGGAGAGAGTTGTGACCAGATAAACGGGTTATCTTCAAAGGAAAACCATGAGAGTGGTGGCACATCTCCTACTAAGCAGCAAagccagaagaagaagaaaccttTGTTTCACAAATTTGGAAGCCTACTGAAGAAGAAAAGCACCAGCAGCCAGAAGTAA
- the LOC104238993 gene encoding WEB family protein At3g02930, chloroplastic-like isoform X3, producing MSRVSRGIAKSDAHSPSPFHNSRNSTRSTPNGTPSNSTPSTPRINRVSRGIAKSDADSLSPLQNSRRCVDNSAISAISKLSVERQSSKLSTLPDKKPKRILKPLELQAELNVAQEDLKKAKEKLALVEKEKVQVLEEMKEAQKFAEESNEKLREALVARKQAEENSEVETFRAVEMEQVGIEAAQKKEEEWQKEIEAVRNQHAVDVAALLSATQELQRAKRELAMACDVKNQALSSAEDATKIADMHAEKVEILSTELVRMRSLLDSGNSWNETEIREKNKLVEDLKHEVETLKEELERAKTYEAKVVEKEAMLKQLNVDLEAAKMAESYAHNLIEEWKKKVEDLEVQADEAHHLERSASVTLESVMKQLEASKDSLNDAESEIACLKENLGIAEMSMARQKGDLEESEHRAQMAKEEASEMRKKVDSLISDLEIVKEEKIQDMENEKQAAASVQILLEEKNRLINDLESSKEEDEKSKKAMESMVSALHEVSTEAREAKERLLSSQDEHQHYETQLEDLKLVLKATEEKYEDMLDEAKEKFDFLTISIEQSKDEHLKLKAEWEEKELHLMSCMKKTEEENSSMEKEISRLVNLLKDAEEEASAKKDEEAHLKNSLKEAESEVTYLKEVLGEAKDESMRLKECIIDKEDEMQNIVRENEELRSREAASLKKVEELSLLLEGSLAKKQPEASGELSDSDNDMLPRVVTFSEQNGEGRVEKAKMELPPYQSEQHVEEKPEDVNTTSHDEALKASIVVQNSNGGLREFVSKEKEDDNVAESERKMSESCKIWDKDFSQESELTANNGGESCDQINGLSSKENHESGGTSPTKQQSQKKKKPLFHKFGSLLKKKSTSSQK from the exons ATGAGTAGGGTGAGCAGGGGAATAGCTAAATCTGATGCTCATTCACCCTCTCCTTTTCATAATTCACGTAATAG CACCAGATCAACTCCAAATGGAACTCCTAGTAATTCAACACCATCGACTCCTCGGATCAATAGAGTGAGCAGGGGAATAGCTAAATCTGATGCTGATTCACTCTCTCCCTTGCAAAATTCACGTCGTTGTGTTGATAACTCTGCTATATCAGCTATTTCTAAGCTTTCTGTGGAACGGCAGTCCTCTAAGCTCAGTACACTACCTGAT AAAAAGCCTAAACGGATACTGAAACCATTAGAACTGCAAGCTGAATTAAATGTTGCTCAAGAAGATCTTAAGAAGGCCAAGGAGAAGTTGGCTTTGGTTGAAAAGGAAAAAGtccaagttcttgaagaaatgAAGGAAGCTCAGAAATTCGCTGAGGAATCTAATGAGAAGCTGAGAGAAGCTTTGGTAGCTCGAAAGCAAGCTGAAGAGAACTCTGAAGTTGAAACATTTCGTGCTGTTGAGATGGAACAGGTGGGGATTGAAGCTGctcaaaagaaagaagaggaaTGGCAGAAGGAGATCGAAGCTGTTAGGAACCAACATGCTGTGGATGTGGCTGCTCTCCTCTCTGCCACACAGGAACTTCAACGGGCAAAGCGTGAATTGGCCATGGCTTGTGATGTCAAAAATCAGGCGCTTAGCAGTGCTGAGGATGCCACAAAAATTGCTGATATGCATGCAGAGAAGGTGGAAATCCTCTCCACCGAGTTAGTGAGAATGAGATCTTTACTTGATTCCGGGAACTCCTGGAATGAAACAGAGATTCGTGAGAAGAATAAGCTGGTGGAAGATCTCAAACATGAGGTGGAGACGCTGAAAGAAGAACTAGAGAGAGCAAAAACTTATGAAGCTAAAGTGGTGGAAAAAGAAGCTATGCTGAAGCAACTTAATGTCGATTTAGAGGCTGCTAAGATGGCTGAATCTTACGCACATAATCTGATAGAGGAGTGGAAGAAGAAGGTTGAAGATTTAGAGGTTCAGGCTGATGAAGCGCATCATTTGGAGAGATCTGCATCAGTAACTCTGGAGTCGGTCATGAAACAACTGGAAGCAAGCAAAGATTCATTGAATGATGCAGAATCTGAGATTGCATGTCTCAAGGAGAATTTGGGCATAGCGGAGATGTCAATGGCAAGGCAGAAAGGCGATCTTGAGGAATCAGAACATCGTGCTCAAATGGCCAAGGAAGAGGCTTCTGAGATGAGGAAGAAGGTTGATTCTCTTATATCTGATCTTGAAATAGTGAAAGAGGAGAAGATTCAGGATATGGAGAATGAGAAACAAGCAGCAGCTAGTGTTCAAATCCTATTAGAAGAAAAAAACAGACTTATAAATGATTTGGAAAGCTCCAAGGAGGAGGATGAAAAAAGTAAGAAGGCAATGGAAAGTATGGTGTCAGCTCTGCATGAGGTTTCTACAGAGGCAAGAGAAGCCAAAGAAAGGCTGTTGTCTAGCCAAGATGAACATCAACATTATGAAACACAACTTGAAGATTTGAAGTTGGTACTGAAAGCAACAGAGGAGAAGTATGAAGACATGCTTGACGAAGCAAAAGAGAAATTTGATTTTCTCACCATTTCGATTGAACAATCTAAGGATGAGCACCTGAAATTGAAGGCTGAGTGGGAGGAAAAGGAGCTTCATTTGATGAGTTGCATGAAGAAAACCGAAGAAGAAAATTCTTCAATGGAAAAAGAAATAAGCCGACTGGTAAATCTGCTAAAAGATGCTGAGGAAGAAGCTTCTGccaaaaaagatgaagaagctCATTTGAAGAATTCCCTAAAGGAAGCTGAATCTGAGGTAACCTATTTAAAGGAGGTTCTTGGCGAAGCAAAGGATGAGAGCATGAGGTTGAAGGAATGTATAATAGACAAAGAAGATGAAATGCAGAATATTGTTCGCGAAAATGAGGAGCTTCGAAGTAGAGAAGCTGCGTCATTGAAGAAAGTTGAGGAGTTGTCCTTGTTGCTTGAAGGATCATTAGCCAAAAAGCAACCTGAAGCAAGTGGAGAGCTTTCTGATAGCGACAACGATATGCTCCCAAGAGTAGTGACATTTTCTGAACAAAACGGAGAGGGAAGAGTAGAGAAGGCTAAGATGGAACTTCCACCTTACCAATCTGAGCAACATGTTGAAGAAAAACCTGAAGATGTCAACACCACCTCACATGATGAAGCTCTTAAGGCCTCTATAGTAGTACAGAATTCAAATGGAGGACTAAGAGAGTTTGTGAGCAAAGAAAAGGAAGATGATAATGTAGCAGAAAGTGAGCGTAAAATGTCGGAAAGCTGCAAGATTTGGGACAAAGACTTCTCTCAAGAATCAGAATTAACGGCTAATAATGGTGGAGAGAGTTGTGACCAGATAAACGGGTTATCTTCAAAGGAAAACCATGAGAGTGGTGGCACATCTCCTACTAAGCAGCAAagccagaagaagaagaaaccttTGTTTCACAAATTTGGAAGCCTACTGAAGAAGAAAAGCACCAGCAGCCAGAAGTAA